The window AGATAAATTCCTGATTCCATTTCAGACAGAAGCAGTTAAATACAGTGGCGACTGGCTGGAAATTGTTTTTACATACCCTCCGAAAGGCTGAATTTTATAATGATGTACAGGAAAAGAGATATGGCAGAAGCAGGAAGAGACGGTAAGGTAAAAGCCACAAATACAGCTACTGTGTTAGTGGTGGTGAAAGTCTGCCATTACGCCAGGGAGACCTTTGATGCTGCCGATGGTATGCAGAAAATACCTGGACCCCCCGATGATAAAAACCCTGTCCTGATCTAACTATCTTTTATGAACAGACGCATAGCCCTTAAAAGCCTGGCAGTGGTTGTTGCCGGGGTAGTTTTTTTCCCTGGCTGCGACCAAAGTACTACATCTTCTGCTGAGGTAGTTCAGTCCTTTTTGTCACCTACACAGGATGTTCTACTGGCCAGTATGGTACAAACCCTGATACCGGCTACAGATACTCCCGGAGCAAAGGATTTAGACGTGCATCTCTACATGAAAAGAATGGTGGCAGACTGCCATGAGCCGGAAGTACAGAAAATATTTTTCAATGGCCTGGATAAGGTTGAAGAACTGGCAAAAGACAAGTTCGGGAAGGGGTATCCTGCTTTAAATTTCAGCCAGCAGTCGGCCATATTAACAATGCTGGAATCTTCCCGGGAGGTGTCTGTTAAAGAATTCTATACCTTACTTAAAGGGCTTACTATTCAGGGATATATAACCTCAGAATGGGTCATGACCAATCATGCAGGTTATCAAATGGTACCTGGCCATTATTATGGCTGCGTTCCTGTTAAACAAACATTATAAAGACAAAATGGCAAACTTATCAATAGATGCAGCAAAAAAAAGAAGCTTTGATGCCATTGTAATCGGATCAGGTATAAGTGGTGGCTGGGCTGCCAAAGAGCTAACGGAGAAGGGACTGAAAACACTGGTACTGGAGCGGGGGAGGGATGTTCGGCATATAACCGACTATACGACTGCCTCTATGAAGCCATGGGAGTTTGAGCACAGGGGAAAACTTCCGCTGGAGGTGCGGAAAGAAAATCCGATCGTTAGCAAATGCTATGCGTTTCATGAAGGCAGCGAGCATTTTTTTGTAAAGGATAAGGAGCACCCATATGTGCAGGAAAAACCGTTCGATTGGATCCGGGGCTATCAGGTGGGGGGTAAGTCTTTGCTTTGGGCGCGTCAGACCCAGCGCTGGAGCGATTTTGACTTTGAGGGGCCTGCCCGTGATGGATTTGCAGTAGACTGGCCTATCCGCTATGCCGACCTGGCGCCCTGGTATTCACATGTGGAGAAATTTGCGGGTATATCCGGTAATAAAGACGGGCTGGCCGAACTACCCGATGGCGAATTTCTTCCTCCTCATGAAATGAATTGCGTGGAAAGCTATTTTCAGCAAAAGATTGCAGGTGCATATAAAGACAGGCATGTTATTATAGGACGCTGTGCACACATTACCAAACCGAACGATATCCACCTGCAGCAGGGGCGGACACAGTGCCTGCACCGAACCATTTGTGAGCGGGGTTGTCCTCTGGGCGGGTATTTTAGTAGTAATGCCTCTACTTTGCCGTGGGCAGCTAAAACCGGCAACATGACTTTGCGCCCTCATTCGGTAGTGCATTCCATTATCTACAACGTGGAAAAAGGAAAAGCTACAGGCGTGCGGGTTGTAGATGCTGAATCGATGGAAATGATGGAATACTATGCCGACATCATTTTCGTAAATGCAGCTGCCCTGAATACGAATCTTATATTACTGAATTCTACCTCCAGCCGTTTTCCTCATGGTTTAGGGAATGATAATGGCTTGCTAGGTAAATATATGGCCTTCCATAATTACCGGGCCTCTGTGAAGGCGGAATATGAGGGCTTTATGGATTTTACTACTGATGGCCGCAGGCCTAACAGCCTGTATATTCCGCGTTTCCGGAATGTGCATAAGCAGGAAACAAGCTTTTTAAGAGGGTATGCTGCGGGTTTCTATGCCAGAAGATCTTCTGTAAGAAACGAAGAAGGCCATGGAGAAGATTTAAAAAGAAACCTGTTAAATCCTGAATTAGGACTTTGGAATGTAGGTTCTCATATGATGGGAGAGACTATTCCAAAGGAAAGTAGTTATGTGGCCCTGGATACTGGAAAAAAAGAGGCCTGGGGGGTGCCACAGCTCAGGGTGTCCATTGACTATGATGAAAACGACGACAAAATGGTGAAGGATTACTTTGAGCAGCTTACGGAGATGTTCACCAAAGCAGGTTTTATCAACATCAAGACCCACGATTCCAGGCATGCCCCCGGATTAGATGTGCATGAAATGGGGGGTGTACGTATGGGAAATGACCCTGAAACATCTTTACTCAATAAATGGAATCAGCTCCATTCCTGTAAAAATGTATTTGTCACCGATGGTGCCTGCATGACCTCTACTGCTACCCAAAACCCTTCCTTAACCTATATGGCGCTTACTGCCAGAGCAGTTGATTATGCCGTTAAAGAAAAGAAGAAAAAGAATGTATAGGGGAGGAGAAGTCAGATAGGAAATATCAGACGTCGGAAATAATATCCTCTGTTTGGTTTCATTAAATTATTTATACTATGAAAAAAATATTTTGCTTAGTGTTGCTCTTAGCCGCGGCTTTTGCAGATGCCGAAAGCCTTTTTGCTCAGTCGGGAAAGCCCCTGTACACAGCCCCTTTAGGGGTGCAGGCCTATACCTACAGAAATAGTTTTCCAAATGGTGTAGCTGCTACCCTGGATACCATTCAGGCATTAGGGATTACAGAACTGGAGGGAAGCAATCCTGAAGGCACCACACCAGAAGAGTTTAGAAAAATGGTGGATGAACGGGGTATTAAAATTCCTTCCATGGGGGCAGGCTATAATGAGCTGATGGCAAATCCGGAAGAATTTATTAAAAAGGCTAAAACTCTTGGTGCCTCTTATGTAATGGTAGCCTGGATACCACATCCCCGAAATAATTTTGGGATTGAAAATGCTCAGAAAGCAGTGGAAGATTTTAACAGGGTAGGAAAGATCTTAAGAGAAAATGGCTTAACATTTTGCTACCATATTCATGGTTATGAATTTCGGCCTTACCAGGAGAGCAATTTCTTTGATTACATGGTCAAAAACACCAATCCGGAAGATGTATCATTTGAACTGGATATTTTGTGGGCTTACTTTGCCGGGGCCGATCCGGTTAAACTATTAGAAAAATACGGCAGCCGCTGGAAGCTGATGCATTTAAAAGACCTGAAGAAAGGTGTGGTGGTTGGCCAGACCGGCTCTACCTCTAAGGAAAATGATGTAGCACTGGGCACCGGCCAGATTGATATCCCTGCAGTACTTAAAGCAGCTAAAAAAGTAGGGATCAGGCATTACTTTATTGAAGATGAAAGTAGCAGTATAACTGTTCAGGTACCGCAAACAATAGCATATCTTAAAAGCCTGAGGGAGTAAATGGGAATATAGCAACTGGTTTTTTAACAGGCCCGGCATTTGCAAGCACCTTAGGTAAGCCTGAAGTGGCTGCCATAAAGCCTGACACAATCCTGCTTGTGCCGCTCCCTGCGTTTCTCCAGGCGTAACATCTAAATTGTCATTATACATAAAAGCTGCCCCAGTGCAAGACCTGCAGTACCCATTGTTTAGATGTTGCACTTGCTTTTAAGGTCAACCTCTGTTAGTAGAGAATAAGTATTAAATCAGTAGTAGCAATTCCAGAGCTTAATCGGCACTAGGGTGGTGTTTGTAATGCCATACCTGCTCCCTGTTTAGCGTTAAATAATATTTTTTGTTGATTTTTACTTTACCAAAACTAAAATTTATTCTATATTGGATAAATAATGCAATTATTGCAGATTAGGTAGTTTGTACAAAAATATTTGCAATCATCTTGCGCTATTGTTTTTCTGTACTCAATGCCAAAGAAGGGCACCAACGGAAACTGCCAGGGCTGAAGATTTGCAAAAGCAGTCTTTCAGCAACTGAAAAAACATGTACAGAGCATAATTACTGAG of the Flammeovirgaceae bacterium 311 genome contains:
- a CDS encoding xylose isomerase (COG1082 Sugar phosphate isomerases/epimerases), which translates into the protein MLLAAAFADAESLFAQSGKPLYTAPLGVQAYTYRNSFPNGVAATLDTIQALGITELEGSNPEGTTPEEFRKMVDERGIKIPSMGAGYNELMANPEEFIKKAKTLGASYVMVAWIPHPRNNFGIENAQKAVEDFNRVGKILRENGLTFCYHIHGYEFRPYQESNFFDYMVKNTNPEDVSFELDILWAYFAGADPVKLLEKYGSRWKLMHLKDLKKGVVVGQTGSTSKENDVALGTGQIDIPAVLKAAKKVGIRHYFIEDESSSITVQVPQTIAYLKSLRE
- a CDS encoding FAD dependent oxidoreductase (COG2303 Choline dehydrogenase and related flavoproteins) — protein: MANLSIDAAKKRSFDAIVIGSGISGGWAAKELTEKGLKTLVLERGRDVRHITDYTTASMKPWEFEHRGKLPLEVRKENPIVSKCYAFHEGSEHFFVKDKEHPYVQEKPFDWIRGYQVGGKSLLWARQTQRWSDFDFEGPARDGFAVDWPIRYADLAPWYSHVEKFAGISGNKDGLAELPDGEFLPPHEMNCVESYFQQKIAGAYKDRHVIIGRCAHITKPNDIHLQQGRTQCLHRTICERGCPLGGYFSSNASTLPWAAKTGNMTLRPHSVVHSIIYNVEKGKATGVRVVDAESMEMMEYYADIIFVNAAALNTNLILLNSTSSRFPHGLGNDNGLLGKYMAFHNYRASVKAEYEGFMDFTTDGRRPNSLYIPRFRNVHKQETSFLRGYAAGFYARRSSVRNEEGHGEDLKRNLLNPELGLWNVGSHMMGETIPKESSYVALDTGKKEAWGVPQLRVSIDYDENDDKMVKDYFEQLTEMFTKAGFINIKTHDSRHAPGLDVHEMGGVRMGNDPETSLLNKWNQLHSCKNVFVTDGACMTSTATQNPSLTYMALTARAVDYAVKEKKKKNV